In Sporosarcina luteola, a single window of DNA contains:
- a CDS encoding VOC family protein, with product MKLDHVVYFTSKSPEEVVEDQRKAGRQAIVGGKHEKWGTQNALLYVKNAYVEWLSVERPEVAEQVDHPLTRLLLHDLKEKDGWGTLCLSVTDIEQFNEDITNKGFATSGVLDAERRTASGELKKWKMLFVDQPVSDELPYPFFIEWETPEEIRFEQLRSEGALTSDNEKLEIRECVFAVEDPLRDTGEWAILLSQKVGDLNDIMIGDVRLRFIEQETGKNRLQEVVIR from the coding sequence ATGAAACTGGACCATGTTGTTTATTTCACATCAAAAAGCCCTGAAGAAGTCGTCGAGGACCAAAGGAAAGCAGGAAGACAGGCGATTGTCGGTGGAAAGCATGAAAAATGGGGGACGCAGAACGCATTGCTGTATGTGAAGAATGCGTATGTGGAATGGTTATCCGTAGAACGCCCCGAGGTTGCAGAGCAAGTTGATCATCCATTGACTCGTCTACTGCTTCATGATTTGAAGGAAAAGGATGGATGGGGTACGTTATGTTTATCCGTAACCGATATTGAGCAATTTAATGAGGATATTACAAACAAAGGGTTTGCGACTTCCGGCGTGTTGGATGCAGAGCGTCGGACTGCGAGTGGAGAGCTGAAGAAATGGAAAATGCTTTTTGTCGATCAGCCAGTTTCCGATGAGTTGCCTTATCCTTTTTTCATTGAATGGGAAACACCTGAGGAAATACGTTTCGAGCAGTTGCGATCGGAGGGGGCATTGACTTCGGATAATGAAAAATTAGAGATCCGTGAGTGCGTTTTCGCGGTAGAAGATCCGCTCCGGGATACGGGTGAATGGGCAATCCTCCTATCACAAAAGGTCGGGGACTTGAACGATATTATGATCGGGGATGTCCGGCTTCGGTTCATCGAACAAGAAACCGGAAAGAATAGATTGCAGGAAGTCGTAATTCGGTAG